A stretch of Prunus dulcis chromosome 6, ALMONDv2, whole genome shotgun sequence DNA encodes these proteins:
- the LOC117630114 gene encoding translation initiation factor eIF-2B subunit epsilon, whose product MGTQKKGASRGSEDPVELARVPLQAILLADSFTTKFRPITLERPKVLLPLVNVPMINYTLAWLESAGVEEVFVFCCAHSKQVIDYLESSEWFSQPNFTVTTIESHNSVSAGDALRLIYERNVINGDFVLISGDTVSNMSLTQVLQEHKERRKKDSNAVMTVVIKRSKPSQITHQSRLGTDELFVAIDPNTKQLLYYEDKADHAKGSIYLDKLLLADNPSITLHNDKQDCYIDICSPEVLSLFTDNFDYQHLRRHFLKGLLVDDIMGYKIFTHEIHSSYAARIDNFRSYDTISKDIIQRWTYPLVPDVKFFGNSSIKLERQGMYRASEIGQSRSAQIGPFTVVGSGTKIGNTTKISNSVIGEGCSIGSNVSIEGSYIWDNVTIEDGCKLRHAIACDGVIVKSGAVLEPGVVLSFKVVVGQQFTVPSYSKVSLLQQPIKQDSDEELEYADSSGGIAEISSITHTVDKLNGEITNQPFETQCWPTSELGTGGAGYVWSICEGGHDEEWRHSVAPIPADKLSEAIHAADDDLELTQDGRSLPPSGELKPDSNDSEYDDDGESRDDSIYFEKEVEATFLRAVHENITVDHVILEVNSLRLSYNKVAADCAGGLFYSLMKLALETPQDSASELVQATTNVLAKWKKLLKYYLAEIDEEIEVILKLEEICESTKEFAPVFDKILYQLYDLEVIQEEAILRWDDEKKDADESDKVFVKQAEKFIQWLREASEEDEEEDEE is encoded by the exons ATGGGCACGCAGAAAAAAGGTGCATCTAGGGGTTCAGAGGACCCTGTGGAATTGGCACGTGTCCCTTTGCAGGCCATCCTCTTAGCTGATAGTTTTACTACCAAATTCCGACCCATCACCCTCGAGCGCCCCAAa GTGCTGTTGCCATTGGTTAATGTCCCGATGATCAATTACACCTTAGCGTGGCTCGAGTCTGCTGGCGTTGAggaggtttttgttttttgctgtGCTCATTCTAAACAAGTGATTGATTATTTGGAGAGTTCCGAGTGGTTTTCTCAACCAAACTTCACAGTCACAACGATTGAGTCACATAACTCTGTTAGTGCTGGAGATGCTCTTCGCTTGATTTATGAGCGCAATGTG ATAAATGGAGATTTTGTCCTAATTAGCGGGGATACGGTGAGCAACATGTCGCTTACTCAGGTGCTTCAAGAAcataaagagagaagaaaaaaagatagtAATGCTGTGATGACAGTAGTTATAAAACGATCAAAGCCTTCTCAGATCACTCACCAATCTCGACTTGGCACTGATGAGCTGTTTGTGGCAATAGATCCTAATACAAAGCAGCTTTTATATTATGAGGACAAGGCAGACCATGCAAAAGGATCTATATATCTGGATAAGTTGTTGCTCGCTGATAACCCTTCAATTACTCTACATAATGACAAGCAG GATTGCTATATTGACATATGCTCTCCTGAAGTCCTCAGCCTTTTCACAGACAATTTTGATTATCAACATCTACGCCGTCATTTTCTGAAGGGATTGCTTGTTGACGAT ATTATGGGTTACAAAATATTCACACATGAAATTCACTCGAGTTATGCGGCTAGGATTGACAACTTCCGAAGCTATGATACAATTAGTAAGGACATAATTCAGAGATGGACTTATCCTTTGGTGCCAGATGTGAAGTTTTTTGGGAACTCTTCAATAAAATTGGAAAGACAGGGGATGTATCGAGCATCAG AAATAGGGCAATCACGCTCTGCACAGATTGGTCCTTTTACAGTTGTTGGAAGTGGCACAAAGATTGGGAACACcactaaaatttcaaattctgtTATTGGGGAAGGGTGCTCTATTGGATCAAATGTTTCCATAGAAGGTTCCTATATATGGGATAATGTCACCATTGAAGATGGCTGCAAGCTAAGGCATGCTATAGCATGTGATGGAGTGATAGTAAAGTCCGGAGCAGTCTTGGAACCTGGTGTTGTTTTGTCCTTCAAG GTTGTTGTAGGGCAACAGTTTACTGTCCCTTCATACTCAAAGGTATCTCTACTTCAGCAGCCAATTAAGCAAGACAGTGACGAAGAGCTGGAGTATGCTGACAGTAGCGGTGGGATTGCAGAAATTTCAT CTATCACACATACAGTGGATAAACTAAATGGGGAAATAACAAACCAACCATTTGAGACACAATGTTGGCCGACATCTGAG CTTGGTACTGGTGGGGCTGGTTATGTTTGGTCAATTTGTGAAGGAGGCCATGATGAGGAGTGGAGGCATTCAGTTGCTCCCATTCCTGCTGACAAACTTTCTGAAGCAATACATGCTGCAGATGATGATTTGGAGCTTACTCAAGATGGCAGATCCCTCCCACCTTCAGGAGAGTTAAAACCTGATTCTAATGATTCTGAATACGATGATGATGGAGAGTCTAGAGATGATTCTATCTACTTTGAGAAAGAG GTCGAAGCAACCTTTCTAAGAGCTGTGCATGAAAATATAACAGTAGACCATGTCATCTTAGAAGTGAATTCACTGAG GTTGTCATACAACAAGGTAGCTGCAGACTGTGCTGGAGGTTTATTTTATTCACTGATGAAATTGGCATTAGAAACTCCACAGGATTCAGCAA GTGAATTGGTTCAAGCTACTACTAATGTACTTGCAAAGTGGAAAAAACTGCTGAAGTATTACCTAGCAGAAATAGATGAGGAG ATTGAGGTAATACTTAAACTTGAAGAAATTTGCGAGTCCACTAAGGAATTTGCCCCTGTGTTTGATAAG ATTTTGTATCAACTGTATGACCTAGAAGTTATACAAGAAGAGGCTATTCTAAGGTGGGATGATGAGAAGAAAGATGCTGATGAATCAGATAAGGTTTTTGTTAAGCAGGCGGAAAAGTTTATTCAA TGGTTGAGAGAGGCAtccgaagaagatgaagaagaggatgaAGAATAG
- the LOC117630649 gene encoding protein HASTY 1, whose product MEENNSNNVASNVAQAIAVALDWSSTSDARKAAVAFLESIKAGDVRVLANTSFHLVKKDWSSEIRLHAFKMLQHLVRLRWEELSPTERRNFANITVDLMSDIANPSEEWALKSQTAALVAEMVRREGLNLWQELLPTLVSLSYKGPIQAELVCMMLRWLPEDITVHNEDLEGDRRRLLLRGLTQSLPEILPLLYTLLERHFGAVLNEAGKQQLDLAKQHAATVTATLNAVNAYSEWAPLPDLAKYGIIHGCGFLLSSPDFCLHACEFFKLVSQRKRPIDDTSAPEFDSAMSNIFHILMNVSKEFLYGSGPSAGVIDESDIEFAEYICESMVSLGSTNLQCIAGDSTMLGLYLQQMLGFFQHLKLALHFQSLHFWLALMRDLMSKPKAVAPSAGDGSDPVDTEKRKILSFLSDEICSAILDVSFQHMLKREKVPHGTSFALGPLELWSDDAEGKGNFGQYRSKLLELVKLVTSYKPLIAGVNVSERIDKIIKNLLLSPMPAQDLAVMESMQLALENVVSTIFDGSNEIGGGHSEVQHGMCKIFEGLLQQLLSLKWTEPALVEVLGHYLDAMGPFLKYFPDAAGSVINKLFELLNSLPFVVKDPSTNSARYARLQICTSFIRIAKTADKSILPHMKGIADTMAYMQREGCLLRGEHNLLGEAFLVMASAAGIQQQQEVLAWLLEPLSQQWTQLEWQTDYLSEPLGLVRLCSETPVMWSVFHTITFFEKALKRSGTRKAHLNLQNNSTETATPLHPMASHLSWMLPPLPKLLRSIHSLWSPSVSQTLPLEIKAAMTMSDVEQFSLLGEGNPKFSKGAVTFSSGSLISASKEGYTEPNESDIRNWLKGIRDSGYNVLGLATTVGGSFYKCLDSQSVALALVENVHSMEFRHIRLLVHSVLIPLVKFCPVDLWETWLEKLLHPLFQHSQQALSCSWSSLLREGRAKVPDAQAILAGSDLKVEVMEEKLLRDLTREICSLLSVIASPQLNTGLPSLEHSGHVSRVDVSSLKDLDAFTSSSMVGFLLKHKGLALPALQICLEAFTWTDGESMTKVSSFCAALVALTISTNSTELQQFVSKDLFSAIIQGLALESNAFISADLISLCRDIYIYLCDRDPTPRQVLLSLPCIKQHDLLAFEEALTKTYSPKEQKQHMKSLLLLATGNKLKALVAQKSVNVITNVSTRPRNTVNVAETRLDEGESVGLAAIL is encoded by the exons ATGGAAGAAAACAACAGTAACAACGTGGCTAGCAACGTGGCCCAAGCCATTGCCGTAGCTCTCGACTGGAGCTCCACTTCCGATGCTCGCAAAGCAGCCGTCGCTTTCCTCGAATCC ATTAAAGCCGGAGATGTACGCGTTTTGGCAAACACATCATTCCATCTAGTGAAAAAAGATTGGTCTTCCGAAATTCGGTTGCATGCATTTAAAATGTTACAG CATTTGGTCCGGTTGAGGTGGGAAGAATTAAGCCCTACAGAGCGTAGAAACTTTGCAAATATCACTGTTGATTTAATGTCAGATATTGCAAATCCCAGTGAGGAGTGGGCTTTGAAAAGTCAGACAGCAGCCCTTGTTGCTGAG ATGGTTAGAAGAGAAGGACTAAATCTTTGGCAAGAACTGCTTCCAACTCTGGTTTCATTATCTTACAAGGGACCTATACAA GCTGAGTTGGTCTGCATGATGCTAAGGTGGCTTCCTGAAGATATTACTGTTCACAATGAAGATTTGGAAG GTGATCGGAGAAGGTTATTGTTGCGTGGGCTGACGCAATCTTTACCTGAAATATTGCCTCTATTATACACT TTACTAGAGAGGCACTTTGGAGCTGTGTTGAATGAAGCAGGAAAACAACAATTGGACCTCGCAAAACAACATGCAGCAACAGTAACAGCTACTTTGAATGCTGTTAATGCATATTCTGAATGGGCTCCATTGCCTGATCTTGCAAAATATGGTATAATTCATGG GTGTGGTTTCTTACTTTCTTCACCTGACTTCTGTCTTCATGCTTGTGAGTTTTTCAAACTTGTTTCCCAAAG GAAGAGACCTATTGATGATACCTCTGCTCCGGAATTTGATTCTGCAATGAGTAATATCTTTCATATATTGATGAATGTCTCCAAAGAATTTTTGTACGGATCAGGCCCCAGTGCTGGGGTAATTGATGAAAGCGATATTGAGTTTGCGGAATATATATGTGAAAGTATGGTATCTTTGGGTTCTACAAACTTGCAATGTATTGCTGGTGATAGCACCATGCTAGGTCTTTATTTACAACAG ATGCTAGGTTTTTTTCAGCATTTGAAGCTAGCTCTTCACTTTCAATCTCTCCACTTTTGGCTG GCACTAATGAGAGACTTGATGTCAAAGCCAAAGGCTGTTGCTCCCTCAGCTGGAGATGGTTCTGACCCAGTCGATACTGAAAAGAGAAAGATCTTAAGTTTTTTGAGTGATGAAATATGTAGTGCAATTCTGGATGTATCTTTCCAACACATGCTCAAGCGAGAAAAGGTTCCTCATGGAACATCATTTGCTTTGGGGCCGTTGGAGTTATGGAGTGATGATGCTGAGGGAAAGGGAAATTTTGGCCAGTATCGTTCAAAGTTG TTAGAACTGGTCAAGTTGGTGACTTCATACAAGCCTCTTATAGCTGGGGTTAATGTTTCTGAAAGAATTGATAAGATCATCAAAAACCTCTTGCTTTCTCCAATGCCTGCTCAG GACTTAGCTGTGATGGAAAGCATGCAGCTGGCTTTAGAAAATGTTGTAAGCACTATTTTTGATGGATCAAATGAAATTGGTGGGGGTCATTCTGAAGTTCAACATGGCATGTGCAAAATATTTGAAG GTTTGCTTCAGcaacttctttctttgaaGTGGACTGAGCCGGCCCTTGTGGAAGTACTGGGGCACTACTTGGATGCAATGGGGCCATTTTTGAAGTATTTTCCAGATGCTGCAGGCAGTgtcattaataaattatttgagcTCCTAAACTCACTTCCTTTTGTTGTTAAG GATCCATCTACAAATAGTGCACGGTACGCAAGGTTACAAATTTGTACATCATTTATTCGTATAGCCAAAACTGCTGACAAAAGTATTCTACCTCATATGAAG GGTATAGCTGACACCATGGCGTATATGCAAAGAGAAGGTTGTTTGCTTCGTGGTGAACATAATCTTCTAGGTGAAGCGTTTCTTGTCATGGCTTCTGCTGCTGG AATTCAGCAGCAGCAAGAAGTTTTGGCCTGGTTACTAGAACCCTTGAGCCAGCAATGGACGCAGCTTGAGTGGCAAACTGATTATCTATCTGAACCACTAGGTCTTGTTCGCTTGTGCTCTGAGACCCCAGTTATGTGGTCAGTTTTCCACACTATCACATTCTTTGAGAAAGCACTTAAGAGAAGTGGAACCAGAAAAGCGCATTTGAATTTGCAAAACAACTCAACAGAAACTGCTACTCCCTTGCACCCTATGGCTTCTCATCTCTCATGGATGTTGCCACCTCTTCCAAAA CTGCTTCGCTCCATTCATTCCCTTTGGTCTCCATCTGTATCCCAAACACTTCCTTTAGAGATTAAAGCTGCAATGACCATGAGTGATGTTGAGCAATTCAGTCTTCTTGGTGAAGGAAACCCTAAATTTTCAAAGGGAGCAGTAACCTTTTCTAGTGGATCTCTTATCAGTGCAAGTAAGGAAGGATACACAGAGCCAAATGAATCAGACATACGAAATTGGTTGAAAGGTATCAGAGACAGTGG GTACAATGTATTGGGCTTGGCAACCACTGTTGGGGGCTCATTTTACAAATGTTTGGATAGTCAATCTGTTGCTCTAGCTCTAGTGGAGAATGTACATTCAATGGAATTCAGACATATCAGACTGCTTGTTCATTCAGTTTTAATTCCCTTGGTTAAATTTTGCCCTGTGGATTTGTGGGAGACATGGTTAGAGAAGCTCTTGCACCCATTATTTCAACACTCCCAGCAGGCTCTTAGTTGCTCCTGGTCCAGTCTTCTACGTGAAGGGAGAGCAAAGGTCCCAGATGCCCAAGCCATACTCGCTGGGTCAGACTTAAAAGTGGAAGTAATGGAAGAAAAGCTACTTAGGGATTTAACTCGGGAGATTTGTTCACTCCTCTCTGTTATAGCTTCACCACAGCTAAATACCGGGCTTCCTTCCTTGGAGCACTCTGGGCATGTTAGTCGTGTTGACGTTTCTTCACTCAAAGATTTGGATGCATTCACTTCAAGCTCTATGGTTGG TTTCCTTTTGAAGCACAAAGGTCTTGCCCTTCCAGCGCTGCAGATATGTTTAGAAGCTTTTACATGGACAGATGGTGAATCCATGACTAAAGTTTCTTCCTTTTGTGCTGCCTTGGTTGCTCTAACGATATCAACAAATAGTACAGAACTCCAACAATTTGTGTCTAAGGATCTCTTTTCTGCAATCATCCAAGGTTTAGCCCTTGAATCAAATGCTTTCATCAGTGCTGATTTGATTAGTCTCTGTCGtgatatatacatatatcttTGTGATAGAGATCCAACTCCTAGGCAG GTTCTGCTCTCActcccttgtatcaaacagcACGATTTGCTTGCTTTTGAAGAAGCTTTGACGAAGACATATAGTCCCAAAGAACAAAAGCAACATATGAAAAGCTTGCTGTTACTAGCTACTGGAAACAAGTTGAAAGCCCTTGTTGCTCAGAAAAGCGTAAATGTAATAACAAATGTATCAA CAAGGCCTCGCAACACCGTCAATGTTGCAGAAACCAGACTGGATGAGGGAGAGAGTGTTGGACTGGCAGCCATATTGTGA
- the LOC117630794 gene encoding probable serine/threonine-protein kinase At1g54610 translates to MGCVISREASSGVDSESKGEKKDLSVESKRKVDDVVVPKVDSETIEVHDGGGEAKKEENGHGGQRPPRGERRRSKPNPRLGNLPKQSRGEQVAAGWPPWLTEACGEALNGWIPRKADTFEKIDKIGSGTYSNVYKAKDMLTGKIVALKKVRFDNLEPESVRFMAREILILRRLDHTNVVKLEGLVTSRMSCSLYLVFEYMEHDLAGLAASPDIKFTEPQVKCYMHQLLSGLEHCHNRGVLHRDIKGSNLLIDNGGVLKIADFGLASFFDPNHKHPMTSRVVTLWYRPPELLLGATDYGVGVDLWSAGCILAELLAGKPIMPGRTEVEQLHKIYKLCGSPSDEYWKKAKLPNATLFRPREPYKRAIREAFKEFPPSSLPLIETLLAIDPAERQTATAALSSEFFMTEPYACEPSSLPQYPPTKEIDAKRRDDEARRLRAAGRTQAESAKKTRTRERAPRAMAAPEANAELQSNIDRRRLITHANAKSKSEKFPPPHQDGAVGYPLGSSHHIDPALVPPDVPFSTTSFSYPKESMQTWSGPLVDSTTAGGPRRKKHTGHDARETSKSYTGNHREKHQDARVRGKRSMA, encoded by the exons ATGGGGTGTGTGATTAGCAGAGAAGCGTCCTCAGGAGTAGATTCTGAGTCTAAGGGTGAGAAGAAGGATTTGAGTGTAGAATCTAAGAGGAAGGTAGATGATGTTGTGGTGCCGAAGGTAGATAGTGAAACTATTGAGGTTCATGATGGTGGAGGTGAGGCTAAGAAGGAGGAGAATGGTCATGGAGGTCAAAGACCTCCCAGGGGGGAGAGAAGGCGGTCAAAGCCAAACCCAAGGTTAGGTAATCTACCGAAGCAATCGCGTGGTGAGCAGGTGGCAGCCGGGTGGCCCCCCTGGCTCACGGAGGCGTGTGGGGAGGCGCTCAATGGGTGGATTCCACGGAAAGCAGACACGTTTGAGAAAATTGATAAG ATCGGGTCAGGAACATATAGTAATGTGTACAAAGCTAAAGATATGTTGACGGGGAAAATTGTTGCACTAAAGAAAGTTAGATTTGACAATTTGGAACCTGAGAGCGTGAGATTTATGGCTAGAGAAATCCTAATTTTGCGGAGACTGGATCATACCAATGTTGTAAAGTTGGAGGGTCTGGTTACATCGAGGATGTCATGTAGTTTGTACCTGGTGTTTGAGTACATGGAGCATGATCTAGCTGGACTTGCTGCAAGCCCAGATATTAAATTTACAGAACCTCAG GTCAAATGTTACATGCATCAACTGCTATCTGGACTTGAGCACTGTCACAACCGTGGTGTGCTTCACCGTGACATTAAGGGATCAAATCTTTTGATTGACAACGGAGGAGTACTTAAGATTGCTGACTTTGGGttggcttctttttttgatCCAAACCACAAGCATCCCATGACTAGTCGGGTGGTTACTCTATGGTATCGACCTCCTGAGCTTCTTCTTGGTGCTACTGACTATGGTGTGGGCGTGGACCTTTGGAGTGCAGGTTGCATTTTAGCAGAGTTACTAGCTGGGAAGCCTATCATGCCTGGTCGTACAGAG GTGGAGCAACTACATAAGATATACAAACTATGTGGCTCACCTTCAGATGAATACTGGAAAAAGGCAAAGTTGCCCAATGCAACTCTATTTAGGCCCCGGGAGCCTTACAAAAGAGCCATAAGAGAGGCATTCAAAGAGTTTCCTCCATCATCATTGCCCCTTATCGAAACCCTTCTCGCAATTGATCCAGCAGAACGTCAGACAGCCACAGCTGCATTGAGCAGTGAG TTTTTCATGACAGAGCCTTATGCTTGTGAACCTTCTAGCCTCCCACAGTATCCCCCAACCAAAGAAATTGATGCCAAACGTAGGGATGATGAAGCTCGTAG ACTTCGAGCTGCTGGTAGAACCCAAGCTGAAAGTGCAAAGAAAACACGCACACGTGAACGTGCTCCTAGGGCTATGGCTGCTCCAGAAGCCAATGCCGAGCTTCAATCCAATATTGAC AGAAGGCGCCTAATTACACATGCAAATGCAAAGAGCAAAAGCGAAAAGTTTCCTCCACCACACCAGGATGGGGCAGTTGGCTACCCTTTGGGATCTTCACATCATATTGATCCTGCCCTTGTTCCTCCTGATGTCCCTTTCAGTACAACCTCATTCAGTTATCCTAAAGAATCAATGCAAACTTGGTCAGGTCCTTTGGTTGACTCTACTACTGCTGGTGGTCCAAGACGGAAGAAACATACCGGACATGATGCCCGAGAAACATCAAAATCCTATACAGGAAACCATAGAGAGAAACATCAGGATGCTCGTGTTCGAGGAAAGAGAAGTATGGCTTAA
- the LOC117632289 gene encoding probable nucleolar protein 5-2, with amino-acid sequence MLVLFETPAGFALFKVLNEGKLSQVEDLWKEFSSAESARQVVKLKAFSKFENTSEALEAATLLIDSKPSKGLRKFLRAHCSGETLAVADSKLGNVIKEKLKIDCVHNNSVMELMRGVRNQLTELIAGLQVQDLAPMSLGLSHSLSRYKLKFSAEKVDTMVIQAIGLLDDLDKELNTYAMRVREWYGWHFPELAKIVQDNILYAKAVKLMGYRANAAKLDFSEILPEEVETELKEAAMISMGTEVSELDLINIKELCDQVLSLSEYRAQLYDYLKNRMNTIAPNLTALVGELVGARLIAHGGSLLNLAKQPGSTVQILGAEKALFRALKTKHATPKYGLIYHASLIGQAAPKLKGKISRSLAAKTALAIRYDALGDNQDNTMGLENRAKLEARLRNLEGRELGRFAGSAKGKPKIEVYDKDRKKGAGGLITAAKAYNPAADSVLGQTTPAGEDKKEKKKKKKADDEDMPASNDRNGNVEAEEEPVKKEKKKKKKKHSAEDVDAIENADAGEKKKRKRKQAEEESDTPSKKKEKKKKKSDD; translated from the exons ATGCTTGTGTTGTTCGAAACTCCGGCAGGCTTTGCCTTATTTAAAGTGTTGAATGAAGGGAAGCTCTCCCAAGTTGAG GATCTATGGAAGGAATTTTCAAGTGCAGAGTCAGCTAGACAG GTTGTCAAACTGAAAGCTTTTTCCAAGTTTGAGAATACATCAGAAGCTTTGGAAGCAGCAACCCTGCTGATTGACAGTAAACCCAGCAAAGGTCTGCGCAAGTTCTTGCGTGCACACTGCAGTGGCGAAACTCTGGCTGTTGCAGATTCTAAGCTTGGAAATGTCATCAAGGAAAAACTG AAAATAGACTGCGTTCACAACAATTCTGTTATGGAGTTGATGAGAGGTGTAAGAAATCAGTTGACTGAACTCATAGCTGGGCTACAAGTTCAAGATTTGGCACCAATGAGCTTGGGTTTATCCCATAGTTTATCTCGATACAAGCTCAAGTTCAGTGCTGAAAAG GTTGATACAATGGTTATTCAAGCCATTGGTTTGCTTGATGATCTTGATAAAGAGCTAAATACATATGCAATGAGGGTTCGAGAATGGTACGGTTGGCATTTTCCAGAGCTTGCTAAGATTGTCCAGGACAATATCCTTTATGCCAAGGCAGTGAAGCTGATGGGCTATCGTGCCAATGCTGCAAAGCTTGATTTCTCCGAG ATATTGCCAGAGGAGGTTGAAACTGAATTGAAGGAAGCAGCTATGATATCTATGGGAACTGAAGTTAGCGAGCTTGATTTGATTAACATCAAAGAACTCTGTGACcaagttctctctctctctgagtaCAGAGCTCAGCTATatgattatttaaaaaacagGATGAACACCATTGCACCAAATTTGACTGCTCTCGTTGGAGAGCTTGTTGGTGCTCGCCTCATTGCCCATGGTGGTAGCTTGTTGAACCTTGCAAAGCAGCCTGGGAGCACGGTTCAGATTCTTGGAGCTGAAAAGGCCCTCTTCAGAGCACTGAAGACTAAGCATGCAACACCAAAATATGGGCTTATCTACCATGCATCTTTGATTGGTCAAGCAGCACCAAAGCTCAAGGGTAAAATATCCCGCTCACTTGCAGCAAAAACTGCATTAGCAATTCGATATGATGCTCTTGGAGATAACCAAGATAACACAATGGGACTGGAAAATCGAGCCAAG CTTGAAGCACGGTTAAGGAATCTTGAAGGCAGAGAGTTGGGTCGGTTTGCTGGATCAGCTAAAGGCAAACCAAAGATTGAAGTCTACGACAAGGATCGCAAGAAGGGAGCTGGAGGATTGATAACTGCTGCCAAG GCATATAATCCCGCAGCAGATTCTGTTCTTGGCCAAACGACACCTGCTGGAGAAgataagaaagagaagaaaaagaagaagaaggctgATGATGAAGACATGCCTGCGTCAAATGACAGAAATGGAAATGTGGAAGCAGAAGAGGAACCcgtgaagaaggaaaagaagaagaagaagaagaagcattcAGCTGAGGATGTTGATGCGATTGAAAATGCTGATGctggagagaagaagaaaaggaaaagaaaacaagctgAAGAAGAATCTGATACGCCAagcaagaagaaagagaagaagaagaagaaaagtgatGATTGA